The following proteins come from a genomic window of Pararhodobacter sp.:
- a CDS encoding DMT family transporter produces MDFKALLMGLAFAFMWSSAFTSARMIVVDAPPLFSLSLRFLISGLIGIAIARLMGQTWTLTRAQWRATFIFGICQNAAYLGLNFIAMQWIEASAAAIIASTLPLMVALAGFLFLGDRLKPLAVAGLIAGFGGVILIMGARFQGGLDPLGVALCVLAALALTVATLSLRGASSGGNLMMVVGLQMLVGSAALIGPSLIFEEIAITWTPRLIAAFWYTTLVPGLAATFVWFMLVQRIGAVRGATFHFLNPFFGVAIASALLGEGLGLIDVVGVVIIMAGILAVQLSKTPAAR; encoded by the coding sequence ATGGATTTCAAAGCACTTCTGATGGGCCTCGCCTTCGCGTTCATGTGGAGCTCCGCTTTCACCTCCGCCCGCATGATCGTCGTCGACGCCCCGCCGCTGTTTTCCCTCTCGCTGCGCTTCCTCATCTCCGGCCTGATCGGCATCGCCATCGCCCGCCTGATGGGCCAGACCTGGACCCTCACCCGCGCGCAATGGCGGGCCACGTTTATCTTCGGGATCTGCCAGAACGCCGCCTATCTCGGCCTGAACTTCATCGCCATGCAATGGATCGAAGCGTCCGCCGCCGCCATCATCGCCTCCACCCTGCCCTTGATGGTCGCGCTGGCCGGGTTCCTGTTTCTGGGTGACCGTTTGAAACCGCTCGCCGTCGCCGGATTGATCGCCGGTTTCGGGGGCGTGATCCTGATCATGGGTGCGCGTTTCCAGGGCGGCCTCGACCCGCTCGGCGTCGCCTTGTGCGTCCTCGCCGCCCTCGCCCTCACCGTCGCCACCCTATCCCTGCGCGGCGCCAGTTCCGGCGGCAACCTGATGATGGTCGTCGGATTGCAGATGCTGGTCGGATCGGCGGCGCTGATCGGCCCGTCGCTGATCTTCGAGGAGATCGCCATCACCTGGACCCCACGCCTGATTGCGGCCTTCTGGTACACGACCCTCGTGCCCGGCCTCGCCGCGACTTTTGTGTGGTTCATGCTGGTCCAACGGATCGGCGCGGTGAGGGGCGCGACGTTTCACTTCCTCAACCCGTTCTTTGGCGTCGCCATTGCCTCGGCTTTGCTGGGCGAAGGGCTGGGACTGATTGATGTCGTGGGCGTCGTGATCATCATGGCTGGCATTCTTGCGGTGCAGCTTTCCAAAACCCCCGCTGCGCGCTAG
- a CDS encoding DNA cytosine methyltransferase, whose translation MTGNLTSLELCAGAGGQALGIEQAGFQHEALVEIDDWCRKTLRLNRPEWNVVEGEQADLTKFDARPYAGVDLVAGGVPCPPFSKAGKQLGASDERDLFPDALRVVDEVRPKAVILENVRGFLDAVFHDYRQNLRTQLRKLGYTFADWHLYNASDFGVSQLRPRVVIVAVSNEFADKFEWPTGGMKKPPTVGQLLYDLMSERGWKGAQEWRDLADEIAPTIVGGSKKHGGPDLGPVRARKAWESLHVNGKTLAEIAPDEDFVGHPRLTVRMAARLQGFPDEWQFAGKKTASYRQVGNAFPPPVAHAVAQNIKSAISSRRLFAVA comes from the coding sequence ATGACAGGCAACCTAACCTCCCTTGAGCTTTGCGCCGGCGCCGGTGGACAGGCTCTAGGTATTGAGCAGGCTGGTTTTCAACATGAGGCGCTCGTTGAAATAGATGACTGGTGCAGAAAAACACTCCGCTTAAACAGACCCGAATGGAATGTTGTAGAAGGTGAGCAAGCAGACCTGACAAAATTTGATGCTCGTCCATATGCCGGCGTTGATCTGGTTGCAGGGGGCGTGCCGTGCCCACCGTTTTCAAAAGCGGGAAAGCAACTTGGCGCAAGTGACGAACGCGATCTATTTCCTGATGCGCTAAGGGTTGTGGATGAAGTCCGACCAAAGGCTGTCATACTTGAAAATGTCCGTGGTTTTCTGGACGCTGTGTTTCATGACTACCGACAGAACCTGAGAACCCAACTCAGAAAACTTGGATATACATTCGCGGATTGGCATCTTTACAATGCAAGCGATTTTGGTGTTTCGCAGTTGCGGCCGCGAGTAGTTATTGTTGCAGTAAGTAATGAGTTCGCTGACAAGTTCGAGTGGCCAACTGGCGGCATGAAAAAACCACCAACGGTCGGCCAACTCTTATACGATTTGATGTCAGAACGTGGGTGGAAGGGCGCACAAGAGTGGCGCGATCTCGCCGATGAAATTGCCCCAACGATTGTTGGCGGGTCGAAAAAGCACGGGGGGCCTGACCTTGGCCCCGTTCGCGCACGGAAAGCATGGGAATCGCTACATGTGAACGGAAAAACTTTGGCAGAGATCGCGCCTGATGAGGATTTTGTCGGGCACCCTCGATTGACAGTCCGCATGGCAGCTCGACTACAAGGGTTTCCTGACGAATGGCAATTTGCAGGTAAGAAGACAGCTTCCTACCGACAGGTTGGGAATGCGTTCCCCCCACCAGTTGCCCATGCTGTGGCGCAGAACATCAAGTCCGCGATCAGCAGTCGCCGCCTTTTCGCGGTCGCGTGA